The Streptomyces sp. NBC_01268 genome window below encodes:
- a CDS encoding FtsX-like permease family protein, whose translation MFVAWRDLRFAKGRFTLMGTVIVLITLLVGLLSGLTAGLARENISAITGLPADRLAFAAPPSGQSVSFTNSTVTGSQWRDWAARPGVDSAEPLGIRTLNATAGGRTAALSAFGTEPGSGIAPESGRLAPGKAVLSESAAEELDVRAGDAVRLGPVQATVAAVSGDASYSHTPVVWTSLDDWQKLGHSGTTDQEQATVIALSGADVDWAAGDAAGKTSSLTPDEALTAIGSYQAENGSLQMMRGFLFAISALVIGAFFTVWTIQRSGDVAVLKALGASTPYLLKDALGQAVIMLGAGTLIGTGLATGIGALISGGNVPFVLQPLTVLGPAAVIIVLGVLGAALSIRRITAVDPLTALGSAR comes from the coding sequence ATGTTCGTGGCATGGAGAGACCTGAGATTCGCCAAAGGGCGATTCACGTTGATGGGCACGGTGATCGTCCTGATCACCCTGCTGGTGGGACTGCTGTCCGGCCTCACCGCCGGGCTGGCGCGCGAGAACATCTCCGCGATCACCGGCCTGCCCGCGGACCGGCTGGCCTTCGCGGCCCCGCCTTCGGGCCAGTCGGTCTCGTTCACCAATTCGACCGTCACCGGGAGCCAGTGGCGGGACTGGGCCGCACGCCCGGGCGTGGACAGCGCCGAGCCGCTCGGCATCCGCACCCTCAACGCCACCGCCGGCGGCCGCACGGCCGCGCTCTCCGCCTTCGGTACGGAGCCGGGCTCCGGGATCGCCCCGGAGAGCGGCAGGCTGGCCCCCGGCAAGGCGGTCCTCTCGGAGTCGGCGGCCGAGGAGCTGGACGTCCGGGCGGGCGACGCGGTGCGCCTCGGCCCCGTGCAGGCCACGGTCGCCGCGGTCTCCGGGGACGCCTCGTACAGCCACACGCCCGTCGTGTGGACGTCGCTCGACGACTGGCAGAAGCTGGGCCACAGCGGCACCACGGATCAGGAACAGGCCACGGTGATCGCGCTCAGCGGCGCCGACGTGGACTGGGCCGCCGGGGACGCGGCTGGGAAGACCTCGTCGCTGACGCCCGACGAGGCGCTCACCGCCATAGGGTCCTACCAGGCCGAGAACGGCTCGCTGCAGATGATGCGCGGCTTCCTGTTCGCGATCTCGGCGCTCGTCATAGGAGCCTTCTTCACCGTCTGGACCATCCAGCGCAGCGGTGACGTGGCCGTCCTCAAGGCGCTCGGCGCCTCCACCCCGTACCTCCTCAAGGACGCGCTGGGCCAAGCCGTGATCATGCTCGGCGCGGGCACGCTGATCGGCACCGGCCTCGCGACCGGCATCGGCGCGCTGATCAGCGGTGGGAACGTGCCCTTCGTCCTCCAGCCGCTGACCGTGCTGGGACCGGCCGCCGTGATCATCGTGCTCGGTGTGCTCGGCGCGGCGCTGTCCATCCGGCGGATCACCGCCGTCGACCCTCTGACCGCCCTTGGGAGTGCGCGGTGA
- a CDS encoding ABC transporter ATP-binding protein yields the protein MTTDKLVLDDVTLTYPDGDGRLTALDAVSLDVPGGSLAAVVGPSGSGKSSLLAVAATLVTPDSGRVLVAGTDTGPLSPAAKAELRREKIGIVFQQPNLLPSLDTVEQLEVMAHLSGRMGREARRRAMEILDAVGLADQAHKRPHQLSGGQRQRVNIARALMNEPSVLLVDEPTSALDHERGAAVMELLAGLTRERGTATVLVTHDRTHLDRADRVVTVRDGRLTENTVPAQA from the coding sequence GTGACCACCGACAAGCTCGTCCTCGACGACGTGACCCTGACCTACCCCGACGGCGACGGACGGCTGACCGCCCTCGACGCGGTCTCCCTGGACGTCCCCGGCGGCTCCCTGGCGGCCGTCGTCGGCCCCTCGGGCTCCGGCAAGTCCAGCCTGCTCGCGGTGGCCGCGACCCTGGTCACCCCGGACAGCGGCCGGGTGCTGGTGGCCGGCACGGACACCGGGCCGCTGAGCCCGGCGGCCAAGGCGGAGCTGCGGCGCGAGAAGATCGGCATCGTCTTCCAGCAGCCCAACCTGCTGCCCTCGCTCGACACGGTGGAACAGCTGGAGGTGATGGCGCACCTGTCCGGGCGGATGGGCCGGGAGGCGCGGCGGCGGGCCATGGAGATCCTCGACGCGGTCGGCCTCGCGGACCAGGCCCACAAGCGCCCGCACCAGCTGTCCGGTGGTCAGCGCCAGCGCGTGAACATCGCGCGGGCCCTGATGAACGAGCCCTCGGTCCTCCTGGTGGACGAGCCGACCAGCGCGCTGGACCACGAGCGGGGGGCGGCGGTCATGGAGCTGCTCGCCGGCCTCACCCGGGAGCGGGGCACCGCGACCGTCCTGGTCACCCACGACCGCACCCACCTGGACCGGGCGGACCGGGTGGTGACGGTCCGGGACGGCCGCCTGACGGAGAACACGGTCCCGGCCCAGGC